In Pseudomonas sp. FP1742, the DNA window AGACCACCCTTCCTTCCGTGAAAAGATCCTGACTTGGGCTATCGCTGACAAACTCAAGGTGAAGCTGGCAATTCCGTCAAGAGTTTCGCTAAGCAAAGAACAGAAGAACACCCTCTTTGACCTGGCTAGCCTTGGGGTTAGGGTTGAGGAAATGGACAACACCGTCCCTGCGATCAGGCCATACCTGGTGGCCCAAATTCATTCCAAGTCAGGCATCAAGAGTCTTTTTAGCAGCGATGCCTCCGCTGCGATTCCAGGAGCCAGCTGGCTGAGTAGCAACGATGGAATAGTATGGGCTGGAAGCGACTGTGTTTCTGCTTGCGGTAGTCAGTCTATCGACGTCCGGACCTGGCGCCAATTTGAGCAAGGTGCGCGAGTCATCGAAATCACCCATGAACTTGACGGGCCTATCAGCAGCTTGCATAGACGTCTCGCTACTCTCATTGAGAAGCACGCGCCCGAACTGACTGAGTTGATTGCCACGGACCAAGCATCAGTCGTCAGCTATTCCGACCGGTATTTGAAATCTCCATGGTCGTTGATGTTGTTAAGCGGTTTTCTTGAACTTTTCAAAAATGAAAAACTTGAGTCGCTTCGAGTTCAAACGCTAGCATCCAGTGGTGATCAGTCCAGCAATCAAATTAGTCATGACTGGAGGTTTCAACTTGATCAAGAAGCACTTCTAAAGCTTTGGTTGGGTAGTCAGTTCTCCATCTCACCTGAAATTGAAGTAAAAGAACGAAGCAGAGAGCTTCAACACGCGAGAGTGATAACGGTAGATTGGGTGTCGGGTAAGCGCAGCAAAGTTTTCCTTGATCAAGGAATGGGATACTGGCGAGGTAGGATGCCGTATCGCGACCAGATGGGGTTTGACTTCCGCGCTAACCACGAGAGCCAAGCGCTACAAATGCTGGAGAAATATAAAATGGCGCAAATGTGTCCTAGCGGTGATTGGCCCACTTACATGAGCCTGCTCGTGAGCTAAGCCAAGCACCCAATGAGCCAGAGAACGGTGTCCACTTAAGATCAAGTGGACGCCACTTTTCTGTCTTTAAAGGCACTCGAAAATAAGGTGTGCGTCGAATTTCTTTAGGCCTAGGCCTCTACTTCAGCTGTCACGCCCCCCTTCGGCTCATTCGAACGCAACCCTCAGCTTTCTTCGTTCGCGGCGGCCGCTTCCCGCTGAATTTGCGCGTACCCAATGAAAGGCTTCAGCGACCAACGTGCTTGGGCGAACTTGATGAACCGTTGCTCTTGATGGTCATTTAGCTCGCCATGAAGGTCGTGATAAAAGTTGATCGTCCGCCTTCTGCCATCGAAACTTTCGATCAGCGAATGCGTGTCGAAAGCCATTTTTCGAACTTGATGAAGTTCTGTAGGCGGCTCTTCCCCCAGTCCCTCGCAGTAGCGTGGAAGCTTGTCTTCCAGGTCATCGTTGTTTCCCTGAATGTTCAGGCGCAGTTCCAGTAAGACAAAATTGCCTAGCCGGCGCCGTTGGTACTTATCCTGTTTACGGTTGTTTTCCCCCCCACCATTTCTATTTTCAGTAGCCCAGAGGTGCTCCACCGAGTAATAGTCTGAGGTTTTACCTTCCGAAACCCCGAGAAGAATTTTATCAATTTGAATCGTTTTTCGCGGTTGGAGCTTCGCCTCGTAGTTCATGAGGAAGTACCGCAAGCCACGCCATTTGTAAAAATCGTCGGGGCTGTCAGGGTCCAGAGAGAAGGACTTAATAAACCGGTGATCCGCCGCTAGCCAATTGATAAAATTAACGAGCCGGTATTCCAACGCATCCTCATCGGTTTCCAAATGGATACGCCCGACCTTAAGCTCTTCAGGCTGAAGCGCGGCCAAAAGCCCAGAGTGGTAATAATGTGCCGCGTACCAATAGAGATCGCCTTGTCCAGTGTCATTACGTGACGTCATGTTCCGCGCCATGTAGACCCGAAAATTGAGGATCTCCAACAACCGAAGCAGTTTATGCAGGCGCTCGCCCGAGCCCTGCAATTTGATCACCATCGCCAGGAACAGCGGCATAACCGACGCATGACGGGCCTGCGCGCGGATTTGATCAAGAAGTACCACCATCTCAGGCTCTAAACCTGCGTGATCACGCCCATACAGACGTTGATACCAGAGCGCGGCGGTTTTCATAAACTGCACAAAGGCGGCAATTTTTTTGATCACCGGCTCGCGGGGTAAATCCTCAGCCAGACAGCTGTCGAGGTTTACTCGCTTTTTCAGCTCTTCATAACCGTATTGGCTATCGGTTTTATTCAGTTTGAAATGGACGACTAGGCAGTAACGAAGGAATGCACTTTCGTCGCCGGCTGAGGTTTTGCCAGCGATGTTCAAGGCCCTTAGGATTTCTGACCAATCCTGATCGATTGTGTCCCTGAGCGAAGCCGCAGAAAGCTTCACACAGCAGTAAATCAAATAGTTTTTAACCTTCTCCAACTCGCTAAGCGGTTTCCCCCTGTTGTTGATGACCTCGAACATGATCCCCGTTTCAGCATCTTCTTCAGGCGCGAACACCAGAAAGCCGAGCCTGGACTCAAGGATGTCCCTGATCCGCTGTGGCTCAATTCCCAAAGCGATTTTGTCCTCAAGCCACTTCTTAATCGAACCTCTGGCGCCGAGTAATCGTTGGTGCGCCTCAAGTTTAATCGGACTGTTATCGAGGTTGCCTTCAGCCATCACCACACGTTCGAAAAACAACCGTGTATCCGAGTTCAAGCGCAAGACAGCGCGATCATTGCCAAGCTCACCACGGCGTAAATACAGCGCGGAAAACGCAGCCCTTTCTTCGATAGGCAGCGACTCACACAGCAGGTACAGAAAAATGGCAAGCGTGGTCAGCCGCTGCTGACCATCCACTACGTGGAAGGCGTTGTCTGTCGCATGTTTCGGACGACTGAGGACGAGTGTGCCGGTGTAATGACGTAACGCAGCACCATCCTGCATCAGATGATCGACGTCCTTGAGCAGTTCATCGACCTGCTTTTTGTCCCACGCGTAGCCACGCTGATAATCCGGAATGGTGAAAAGCCGATCCGAAAAGATGCTCGGCAGCGTCAGCAGTTGAGCGCCAAATCCTTGTGTGGTCATTGCGGTGTATCGCTCCTTAAATGGGGGGCGTGCAGAGAACGTGAGAGATCACGTGCCCACTCAACGCCATCAGTAACCTTAAGCCTGCTGGATCCGCCAACGACTGAATGATCGTTGTAGGCAGTAAAATCGGCCCAGTTGAGCAACCCCGACGTGGCGGGCGAACCATGATGCCACTATGCCGCCATCGCACTCAGCGGTAAATTTTTATTACAGATTGGGTTTAGGTATTCGGTAGATGCGGCAGCCCAGCCGCGACCAATACGATTTCCCAGCGGGCGAACGTCAATCGGCAATGACTGTGAAACGCGCCGCTTGACGGTCAATGCGATTCAGCCAGGGCTGGGTCGTGGGCAGTCGAACCGCTGTGCGCATAACAGGGTTTTGGTTAAAGGCAGGATGGCAAACTCTAGCGCTATGCAGCCCTTTCACATCCCAGTCATTACCGAGCCTGACTGGACCGAGCAAGCAATCCGTTTCGATTCAGTTGCTGTCGACAGGGATGGTGGTTGATGCTTCCGTGTACGCTGGATCGCTGCTGCGGCGTGAGTCGAGTGACGTCGTCCCCGTCGAACTAGCTCTGCGTAAACCTGTTGTTTGTATAAACCCGTGAGGTTTACGCAAACAACAGGTTTACGCAGACTCTGGCGATGCCGTCACGTGCAGTTGGTTGGCTGATTCGGCATCCATCGATTTTGAGCCTGAGGACATACCGATGAATACGCTTGTGCTTCGTCGCTTCAAAGGTGCACTGACCCTTACCTTGCCAAATGAATTTGTTGCGCAGAATCGCCTGACAGTGGGCTCGGTCGTGGAGTGCTCGATGGTCAATCCGGACATTCTGATCGTAAGGCCGGTTCGCAAAAAGCTGACTCTGGAACAGCTGCTCGCTGACACACCAGAAGACTCACGTGTGAAGGGGTGAGAATCGCTGGGCTGACGGCAAACGTTAGTGCACGGCTCCTTTGCAGAGCATCGCCAGGACGTCGCGAAGACATTCAACTCGGTTCATGCCAGCCAAGGGCTGTACAGGAAGCACAATGAACGGTCGCCACGAAGTGGAAACGTGGAGTCGCTCGCCAGCAGGGCAAATGGGATTGAACCGCGCTGCGCATAATCGGATTTCGGTTCAATCAGGTGGAGTTTCATCTATTGGGGGGATCAGCGCATGCAACTGTATGATCGCGCACAGCTGCCGGCAGAGGACTGGTAGAAGACGTGTTTGTAGGATCTATTGCGAGATCCATCGCTATTTTTTGTAGGAATTTTCGTAGACACCCGTGATGGCCACTCAGTATCGTCCGAGGGTTTTCAACCCTCGGCGATTGTATGGATACTGGAAAGAGCAACAGCGATTGGAGTAACGCGGAGATTCATGCTGCGGTCGATGCCTATCTCAACATGTTGTCACGCGAGCAAAGCGGTCAGAAGGTCAATAAGGCTCATGAGAATCGCGTGCTGCGCGAGGGTGCCTTAGCGGGCCGCACCAAAGGTTCGGTTGAGTTTCGGATGCAGAACATCTCTACCGTGTTAGTCGAACTCGGAAGAGATCGCATTGAGGGGTACAAACCCGCCAAGAATGTCGGTGCGAATGTTGAACGCAGTATTCGTGAAGCGCTTAACACTCAAAGCACTTTGACGCCCGAAGATTTTGTTCCAACGGCTGATGAGGCAACAC includes these proteins:
- a CDS encoding DUF262 domain-containing protein, with translation MTTQGFGAQLLTLPSIFSDRLFTIPDYQRGYAWDKKQVDELLKDVDHLMQDGAALRHYTGTLVLSRPKHATDNAFHVVDGQQRLTTLAIFLYLLCESLPIEERAAFSALYLRRGELGNDRAVLRLNSDTRLFFERVVMAEGNLDNSPIKLEAHQRLLGARGSIKKWLEDKIALGIEPQRIRDILESRLGFLVFAPEEDAETGIMFEVINNRGKPLSELEKVKNYLIYCCVKLSAASLRDTIDQDWSEILRALNIAGKTSAGDESAFLRYCLVVHFKLNKTDSQYGYEELKKRVNLDSCLAEDLPREPVIKKIAAFVQFMKTAALWYQRLYGRDHAGLEPEMVVLLDQIRAQARHASVMPLFLAMVIKLQGSGERLHKLLRLLEILNFRVYMARNMTSRNDTGQGDLYWYAAHYYHSGLLAALQPEELKVGRIHLETDEDALEYRLVNFINWLAADHRFIKSFSLDPDSPDDFYKWRGLRYFLMNYEAKLQPRKTIQIDKILLGVSEGKTSDYYSVEHLWATENRNGGGENNRKQDKYQRRRLGNFVLLELRLNIQGNNDDLEDKLPRYCEGLGEEPPTELHQVRKMAFDTHSLIESFDGRRRTINFYHDLHGELNDHQEQRFIKFAQARWSLKPFIGYAQIQREAAAANEES